The following coding sequences are from one Alosa alosa isolate M-15738 ecotype Scorff River chromosome 3, AALO_Geno_1.1, whole genome shotgun sequence window:
- the LOC125292278 gene encoding toll-like receptor 1, producing the protein MDVSLWSSLLLSFLLIASVWMKEAAGTCIMPDKDRIDLSDQNLTSMPSNLPRNTQDLDLSFNTISTLTSTDLASLSALCIFKMSNCGLISISPAAFQGNLHLQELDLSFNMLSAIPEIQGLPKLRIFDLSENLYESFALGQSFQHLQSLSSLSLGGRQVSRMNKFDLKPLTRSPLRELALQAGNDLTHFNTDFLETLDLSFNPIELPDHTKVIWPSHLKNLSLSGNLLGNHLFDHLSPHFVSLNLTHTDITSVNTDALQPMKDLKQLHMGSNAIRELPPDLMLPALEELHVDRNSISTFKLETFRGLPKLEKLNGANNPFVCDCNLYWFVRDFNKTLLVDWPAAYNCYSPTHLSGTLLKDFHPSQVACDPLSMFAICFTVVLLVLISCGIVFHFMDGAWYVKMLWIWLRVKQRSRNKDRRLESSTFNYHAFISYSVKDAQWVQSELAPHLEASNFQLCLHERDFVPGEWVIDNIINCVESSYKTVFILSQSFVHSEWCNYELFFAQHRAIGVQRDSLVLILLEPIPPDSLSRKFLRLRSLLRQQTYLPWPQEEPKRQLFWASLTAMLRTGDKTVVADKSAVLQQVAGDIADLVSVLAD; encoded by the exons ATGGATGTTTCCCTCTGGTCTTCTCTGCTGTTGTCCTTCCTGCTTATTGCGTCTGTGTGGATGAAGGAAGCAGCTGGCACATGCATCATGCCTGATAAAGATCGAATAGATCTCTCCGACCAAAATCTTACCAGCATGCCTTCAAACCTGCCAAGAAACACCCAGGATTTGGATCTCTCCTTCAACACCATCTCCACACTCACGTCAACAGACCTGGCCAGCTTGTCAGCCTTATGCATCTTTAAAATGTCCAATTGTGGCCTGATCTCGATCTCGCCGGCAGCATTCCAAGGAAACCTTCACCTGCAGGAATTGGACCTCTCCTTCAACATGCTCTCCGCGATCCCTGAAATACAAGGACTGCCCAAACTCAGAATTTTTGACCTTTCTGAAAATCTCTATGAATCTTTCGCCTTGGGCCAGTCCTTTCAACATCTACAGagtctctcttccctttctctggGGGGCCGACAAGTGTCACGGATGAACAAGTTCGACTTGAAACCTCTCACACGTTCCCCACTGCGGGAGCTAGCTCTTCAAGCTGGGAATGACCTTACGCATTTCAACACAGACTTTCTGG AGACTTTGGATCTGAGTTTCAACCCCATCGAGCTGCCTGACCATACAAAGGTGATTTGGCCCTCGCACCTGAAAAACCTCTCATTGAGTGGGAACCTCCTTGGGAATCACCTGTTTGATCATCTCTCTCCACACTTTGTCAGCCTCAATCTGACCCACACGGATATCACAAGTGTGAACACAGATGCTCTCCAGCCCATGAAGGACCTCAAGCAGCTCCACATGGGCTCCAACGCAATTCGAGAACTTCCCCCTGACCTCATGTTACCGGCCCTAGAGGAGCTGCATGTGGACCGCAACAGTATCAGCACATTCAAGCTTGAGACTTTCAGAGGACTGCCGAAGCTGGAGAAACTTAATGGTGCAAACAATCCATTTGTTTGTGACTGTAACCTCTACTGGTTTGTGCGTGACTTTAATAAAACATTGCTGGTGGATTGGCCAGCGGCGTATAACTGCTACTCCCCCACCCACCTCAGCGGAACACTGCTCAAGGATTTTCATCCCAGTCAAGTGGCTTGTGACCCACTGAGCATGTTTGCCATTTGTTTTACAGTAGTCTTGTTGGTGTTGATTTCTTGTGGAATTGTGTTTCATTTCATGGATGGAGCCTGGTATGTGAAGATGCTATGGATCTGGCTGAGAGTTAAACAGAGGAGTCGGAATAAAGACAGGCGTCTGGAAAGTTCCACTTTCAATTATCACGCCTTCATATCCTATAGTGTAAAAGATGCACAGTGGGTTCAGTCTGAATTGGCGCCCCATCTGGAGGCTTCAAATTTCCAACTGTGCCTCCATGAGCGAGATTTTGTCCCAGGCGAATGGGTCATTGACAACATCATCAACTGTGTGGAGAGCAGCTACAAGACAGTGTTTATACTGTCACAGAGCTTCGTCCACAGCGAATGGTGCAACTACGAGCTGTTCTTTGCACAGCACCGGGCCATCGGTGTTCAAAGGGACTCCCTAGTGTTGATTCTGCTGGAGCCCATCCCGCCAGACTCTCTTTCCAGAAAGTTCCTGCGCTTGCGATCCTTGCTCAGGCAACAGACTTACTTGCCGTGGCCCCAAGAGGAGCCTAAACGGCAGCTGTTCTGGGCCAGTTTGACAGCCATGTTGAGGACTGGAGATAAGACTGTGGTTGCAGACAAGAGTGCAGTTTTGCAGCAAGTGGCAGGAGACATAGCAGATCT agtgtcagtgttggctgac